In the Engystomops pustulosus chromosome 2, aEngPut4.maternal, whole genome shotgun sequence genome, one interval contains:
- the LOC140118838 gene encoding uncharacterized protein isoform X1, whose protein sequence is MPTCGRLESEPYSDPSELDPNFLEQEVFRSRQEDPDSFLCKEGPAVVDGIKEPRERGMLAPPPNHHHSDRRKQLRLGSNPSFPLRARVLDSSPSKKQLKLQGVKSGLGSAKIEHSLSEGSSYPHSLGQRLDSVLFKETRGYKIPSIIESGSYHLPVGGRKHPFHLCHSFEGIPKQRSGLSQQERDPTERMVSQPGDLPTSNQRLGHAPNRPIRHEGEFKMPTILLSGGRRVQRSLGRVQPSLERKSHVCLSPNSPNCESTQENLARPVKGDPDLPKLAKKKLVPTVEVPICPATFYSTDSEGPSIPRSDFPSRSRKTPSGGLDPEFEFLRSQGLSRAVITTLKASRKKVTFAIYHKIWKKFVTFCGANPPSQSNPNILQVLDFLQKGLEIGLSTSTLKVQISALSAFFDHPLADHRWVKRFIAAANRIRPQILKRVPSWDLSLVLDALSRPPFEPLKDASIKNLTLKTSLLVAVTSARRLGELQAISIREPYMCILPDRITLTLDPSFVPKVASRFHKDQEIILPSFYGNPSSSKELEWHSLDFQGKNKGVKASKTTIARWLKTAIASCYTEQGKEVPPNLKAHSTRAISASWAEKRGASLEQICRAATWVSSSTFAKHYRLDLPNSQDLAFGQKVLQAVVPP, encoded by the exons ATGCCTACCTGCGGTCGCCTGGAGTCAGAGCCATACTCGGATCCTTCAGAATTGGATCCTAACTTTCTGGAACAGGAAGTCTTCAGGTCTAGACAAGAAGATCCGGATTCCTTCCTTTGTAAAGAGGGACCTGCTGTGGTGGATGGAATTAAGGAACCTAGAGAAAGGGGTATGTTGGCACCACctcccaaccatcaccatagtgacagacgcaagcagctcaggctggggagcaatccttccttcccactacgagcaagggtcctggactctagcccaagcaaaaagcagctcaaactacagggagttaagagcggtctgggaagcgctaagatcgaacacagcctatctgagggatcatcatatccacattctctcggacaacgtctcgacagtgtcctatttaaggagacaagggggtacaagatcccCAGTATTATCGAGTCTGGCTCGTACCATCTTCCAGTGGGCGGAAGAAAACATCCTTTCCATCTCTGCCACTCATTTGAAGGGATCCCTAAACAGAGaagcggattatctcagcaggagagagatcctaccgaacgaatggtgtctcaaccaggagatcttcctacatctaaccagcgtctggggcatgccccaaatagacctattcgccacgagggagaattcaaaatgccaacaatacttctctctggaggccggcgagtccagagatcacttggacgcgttcagccatcgttggagcggaagtctcatgtatgcctttcccccaattcccctaattgcgagagtactcaggaaaatcttgctcgaccggtcaagggtgatcctgatctgcccaaactggccaaaaagaagctggtaccCACTGTTGAGGTCCCTATCTGTCCAGCAACCTTTTATTCTACCGATTCAGAAGGACCTTCTATACCAAGGTCCGATTTTCCATCCCGATCCAGGAAGACTCCGTctggcggcttggatcctgagttcGAGTTCCTAAGGTCCCAAGGTCTCTCTCGGGCTGTAATAACTACgttgaaggcaagtaggaaaaaggttactttcgccatatatcataagatatggaaaaagtttgtgaccttttgtggggctaatcccccctctcagtctaacccaaatattttacaggtactagacttcctgcaaaaaggactagaaattggtctttctactagcactctgaaagtccaaatttcggctctgagcgcattcttcgaccatcccctggcggaccacaggtgggtcaaaagatttattgctgctgcaaatagaattaggcctcagattctgaagcgggttccctcctgggatctctccctggttctggatgctctctccagacctccctttgagcctttaAAGGACGCTAGTATAAAAAACTTAACTTTAAAGACTTCCTTATTAGTAGCTGTGACTTCagctagaaggctgggggaactccaagccatttctattagagaaccctatatgtgtattctccctgacagGATAACTCTGACTCTGGATCCAAGCTTTGTTCCCAAAGTGGCGTCCAGGTTTCACAAAGATCAAGAAATAATTCTTCCATCATTCTACGGGAATCCTTCTTCAAGCAAGGAATTGGagtggcattccctggat tttcaggggaagaacaaaggggtaaaggcatccAAAACCACGATCGCCAGATGGTTAAAGACTGCCATAGCCTCTTGTTACACAGAACAGGGGAAGGAAGTTCCTCCTaaccttaaagcccattccaccagagccatatccgcctcctgggcagagaagaggggtgcttctcttgaacaaatctgcagagctgccacctgggtttcttcatccaccttcgcaaaacactatcggctggacttacccaactcacaggatctcgccttcggtcagaaagttctccaggctgtggtcccaccctaa
- the LOC140118838 gene encoding uncharacterized protein isoform X2 — MPTCGRLESEPYSDPSELDPNFLEQEVFRSRQEDPDSFLCKEGPAVVDGIKEPRERGMLAPPPNHHHSDRRKQLRLGSNPSFPLRARVLDSSPSKKQLKLQGVKSGLGSAKIEHSLSEGSSYPHSLGQRLDSVLFKETRGYKIPSIIESGSYHLPVGGRKHPFHLCHSFEGIPKQRSGLSQQERDPTERMVSQPGDLPTSNQRLGHAPNRPIRHEGEFKMPTILLSGGRRVQRSLGRVQPSLERKSHVCLSPNSPNCESTQENLARPVKGDPDLPKLAKKKLVPTVEVPICPATFYSTDSEGPSIPRSDFPSRSRKTPSGGLDPEFEFLRSQGLSRAVITTLKASRKKVTFAIYHKIWKKFVTFCGANPPSQSNPNILQVLDFLQKGLEIGLSTSTLKVQISALSAFFDHPLADHRITLTLDPSFVPKVASRFHKDQEIILPSFYGNPSSSKELEWHSLDVRRSVLEYLKATKPWRKDHNLFVQFQGKNKGVKASKTTIARWLKTAIASCYTEQGKEVPPNLKAHSTRAISASWAEKRGASLEQICRAATWVSSSTFAKHYRLDLPNSQDLAFGQKVLQAVVPP, encoded by the exons ATGCCTACCTGCGGTCGCCTGGAGTCAGAGCCATACTCGGATCCTTCAGAATTGGATCCTAACTTTCTGGAACAGGAAGTCTTCAGGTCTAGACAAGAAGATCCGGATTCCTTCCTTTGTAAAGAGGGACCTGCTGTGGTGGATGGAATTAAGGAACCTAGAGAAAGGGGTATGTTGGCACCACctcccaaccatcaccatagtgacagacgcaagcagctcaggctggggagcaatccttccttcccactacgagcaagggtcctggactctagcccaagcaaaaagcagctcaaactacagggagttaagagcggtctgggaagcgctaagatcgaacacagcctatctgagggatcatcatatccacattctctcggacaacgtctcgacagtgtcctatttaaggagacaagggggtacaagatcccCAGTATTATCGAGTCTGGCTCGTACCATCTTCCAGTGGGCGGAAGAAAACATCCTTTCCATCTCTGCCACTCATTTGAAGGGATCCCTAAACAGAGaagcggattatctcagcaggagagagatcctaccgaacgaatggtgtctcaaccaggagatcttcctacatctaaccagcgtctggggcatgccccaaatagacctattcgccacgagggagaattcaaaatgccaacaatacttctctctggaggccggcgagtccagagatcacttggacgcgttcagccatcgttggagcggaagtctcatgtatgcctttcccccaattcccctaattgcgagagtactcaggaaaatcttgctcgaccggtcaagggtgatcctgatctgcccaaactggccaaaaagaagctggtaccCACTGTTGAGGTCCCTATCTGTCCAGCAACCTTTTATTCTACCGATTCAGAAGGACCTTCTATACCAAGGTCCGATTTTCCATCCCGATCCAGGAAGACTCCGTctggcggcttggatcctgagttcGAGTTCCTAAGGTCCCAAGGTCTCTCTCGGGCTGTAATAACTACgttgaaggcaagtaggaaaaaggttactttcgccatatatcataagatatggaaaaagtttgtgaccttttgtggggctaatcccccctctcagtctaacccaaatattttacaggtactagacttcctgcaaaaaggactagaaattggtctttctactagcactctgaaagtccaaatttcggctctgagcgcattcttcgaccatcccctggcggaccacag GATAACTCTGACTCTGGATCCAAGCTTTGTTCCCAAAGTGGCGTCCAGGTTTCACAAAGATCAAGAAATAATTCTTCCATCATTCTACGGGAATCCTTCTTCAAGCAAGGAATTGGagtggcattccctggatgtaaggcGCTCGGTCTTAGAGTACTTAAAAGCTACAAAACCCTGGCGCAAGgatcacaatctctttgttcagtttcaggggaagaacaaaggggtaaaggcatccAAAACCACGATCGCCAGATGGTTAAAGACTGCCATAGCCTCTTGTTACACAGAACAGGGGAAGGAAGTTCCTCCTaaccttaaagcccattccaccagagccatatccgcctcctgggcagagaagaggggtgcttctcttgaacaaatctgcagagctgccacctgggtttcttcatccaccttcgcaaaacactatcggctggacttacccaactcacaggatctcgccttcggtcagaaagttctccaggctgtggtcccaccctaa